Below is a window of Apodemus sylvaticus chromosome 5, mApoSyl1.1, whole genome shotgun sequence DNA.
GAGATGAGAGCCACACGTGGACAAGGCTTTGCGGATTCCCTTGATGGAGGGAGTTTTTAGAATGGTGACTCCAATATAGCCATAAGAGACCAGAATGCATATGAATGGCAGGGTAATGACTGCATTACCTAAAACAAGGATGACCAGCTCATTGATGGTGGTGTCTGAGCTGGACAGCTTCAGCAAGGTAGAGAGGTCACAGAAATAGTGGGGGATGGCATTGTTTCTAAAGTGAGATAGGCGAGTCAACAATAGGGTGTGAACAAGGGAATTGGCAGTAGATAAGGCCCAGGACACAGCTAATAAAAGAACACAGAGCGTCTGGCTCATGATGTTGGTATAATGTAGAGGGTGGCAGATTGCCACATACCTGTCATaggccatggaggtcagaaggagGCTGTCAAGATTacaaaaaattatgtaaaaatatacCTGGGAAACACAGCCAGCATATGAGATGGACTGACTGTGTGTCAGCATATTTATGAGCATTTTTGGAGCTGTGACTGATGAGAAAGAGATGTCTGTGAGGGCCAAGTGGCTaagaaagaagtacatgggggtgtggaggTGAGAGTCCAGCCTGATGAGCAGGATGATGAGCAGGTTCCCCAGCACAGTTGTCAGGTACATGACCATGAACAAGGCAGAGTACAGGCCTTTGTACTCTCCTCTGATGGGGAGCCCCAGGAGGATGAACTCAGACACAGTGCTCTCATTATCCTTCCTCATGCTCTTCCTGTTCTGTtgtgagtaaaataaaaattgggaAAGAAGGAAATGATTTTGACTATTACACTCTGAGAACATTTTCTGAATCACGAGTACTGAAAATAATATTAGTTTGTGTATTTTAACCCGCATATGAATATTTTTCTCATAGTAATGGGCTAGTGATGGCTTAGAAATAGACATAATTTGCCATCCTTAAAAACAACGGTATATCTTCTAGAGAGAATCTATGAATTTCAGAACAATTATAAAATACAACTCAGTTCTTGACCAAGGTGTCTGGATTTTGTCAACATGATTTTAGATTAAGGAATTAGTGTGTAAATTAGTATCAgcaaatagaaaaatcaataggGATTTCAATGATTGTTCATCATTTTTAAACTTTCTGGAATGCACTTCCACtagaatatctttccacaaattaaATCCAGAAAAATGTAACCATGGGATCTTCCTTACTTCTGCGAAATATTGGGATCTGGGGACTTAGAAGAAACAAGATGATCAAAGCATTAAACTTATAAATCTGAGCCAACAATATAACTTACTAATATCAGTTTGCAAGCAGCTATGAGTTCTTCTAGTAATAACAATTTCTCAGTCAATGAGCTCACTCTTCTATCACTCTTCCTAGGCGGAATAAAATGACCTTAATTGCATGTTAACATTGTCAGCTCTAACCTAAGCATCTCATTGAAGTACCAGAACATCTGGATATACGTGACTTTCCTGACACTTCTTGTATCATCCAAGAcaattctttgtgtttttctagcaaaaaaaaaaaaaaaatgtcacctgTTTTATTTGTATCCTGGGTTATAAGCCAAAGACTCTTACATTTTAATCCTTTCCATACTTTCCATTCTTTGTTTCTAAACTgggattctctctttttttttctgtgatcaTTCCCTATGCAAGTGAATAATCAGTAAATAATAGGAAAAGGAACATGGTAAAGTTATAGTTGATATCCTATCTGCTGAGAGAGCTCCATGGTTATATTCTATGGAAATACTTGTATAATGGTCAGCTTTTCTCTGATTGCCAGCAATACCATATTTTCCTCTTCACACATTCCATGTTAATCTATGAATTCACCCAATTTGGTCAGTACGTCTTTAAAATGCCTATATATCATCAGTTTCACTctcaaaaaaatcacttaatttgatattgtctgaaattaattataatttttctcaCTAATTTCAGTATTAATAATAATTACTTCATCACAGTGAAAATTTTTCTTATCTGTCCACAGGTAGATGATTTCTAATATTTTGCCATTTTGAGCAATATATCAATAAGCAATATTATTCTTATGTTATTTTATATAGTATACATGATGTGTGCAGAAATGAGTTTAGAGAAAGAGACATCATCCCTTGTTCTGAAAACCTATCAGGTCATAAGTGGCTAAAGTGATAAAGTAGCTGACATATATTCTAAGAAGAGTCTTTAGTGGAAGAACCTACATAGGAAGATTGTAAAAATGTGTCTCTTGGCAAGTGTTTGGAAAACACATCTAGGAGCTTTGAGAAATAAGGAAAACCCAAGGTAACTGccaataaata
It encodes the following:
- the LOC127685304 gene encoding olfactory receptor 50-like; the encoded protein is MRLKNHSSVFEFLLLGLPIRPEQGGIFFSLFLAMYVTTVLGNLLIILLIRLDSRLHTPMYFFLSHLAFTDISFSSVTVPKMLTKGQNQHIPITYEGCVSQTYFFIFFADLDSFLITSMAYDRYMAICHPLHYTTIMSHRRCAMLVALSWVIACACALLHTILLDHLSFCDNESTVSEFILLGLPIRGEYKGLYSALFMVMYLTTVLGNLLIILLIRLDSHLHTPMYFFLSHLALTDISFSSVTAPKMLINMLTHSQSISYAGCVSQVYFYIIFCNLDSLLLTSMAYDRYVAICHPLHYTNIMSQTLCVLLLAVSWALSTANSLVHTLLLTRLSHFRNNAIPHYFCDLSTLLKLSSSDTTINELVILVLGNAVITLPFICILVSYGYIGVTILKTPSIKGIRKALSTCGSHLCVVSLYYGAIIGLYFVPSSNNTNDEDVIVAVMYNVVIPMLNPFIYSLRNRDMKGTLRNILNRRLCSQ